GCACGTGGGATTCGTACACCGACGACCAGCTCGGCCTCATGGACCACCTCGGCATCAGGCGCTTCATGGTGCTGGGCTATTGCATCGGCGGCCCGTTCATCTGGAACCTGGTGAAGCGCGCGCCCGACCGCATCATCGCGGCGGTCGTGTCGCAGCCGGTCGGTTTCCGCAAGGAGACCCCGCGGCTCGCGTACGACAACTATATGAAGACGTGGGCGCCGGCGCTGACCAAGCAGCGTCCCGAGATCACGACCGACGCGGTGAGCAGGTTCCTGGTGAGCATGTACGAAGGGCCGCGCGGCGATTTCGTTCACAGCGTCGAGCGCGACGTGGTGCGTGCGTGCAAGGTGCCGGCGCTGATCATGCCCGACGACTCTCCGCCGCACCCCTACGTGATCGCCAAAGAGTGCATCATGCTCGCGCCGAAGTCGGAGGCGTCGATCTAT
This genomic window from Burkholderiales bacterium contains:
- a CDS encoding alpha/beta hydrolase; the protein is MDSKRRALLGTGAAAAAIAATGGAFGASEAKPGGSFYRRGDVRIHYQDVGSGVPLLIIPGGGQNSNIGWVTTNAPFDATAELRGEYRCITADLRNAPSGQSTGPLEIDRTWDSYTDDQLGLMDHLGIRRFMVLGYCIGGPFIWNLVKRAPDRIIAAVVSQPVGFRKETPRLAYDNYMKTWAPALTKQRPEITTDAVSRFLVSMYEGPRGDFVHSVERDVVRACKVPALIMPDDSPPHPYVIAKECIMLAPKSEASIYPWKDPKERVPVAVRQVRSFLKAHRASA